The sequence TGTCAGTGGAATGAGAGAGTTCATGTTGGATGTGAAGCCTCTCAATTCATCTAGTAATGAAATGTTTCCAGAGTTTTGGGAGACATTGTTTAGCTGCAAGTTCAAAAAATCAACGTCTTCATCAGGGAATCAGAGAGAATGTACTGGCCGTGAAGATCTAACTGGAGTACAAAACAGCTTCACTGATATGTCGCTCATGCCTATCTTTTACNNNNNNNNNNAAAGGAGTGTATGCTGTGGCCCATGCACTTCACAATATCCTCAGCTGTAACCTAACCTGTAACAAGGTGCAGCTGAATCCATTTATGGTGAGTTGAAAACCAAAGACTCAATATTCTTATCTTCAGTCTTGTTGTATTCGTGTATGAAGTTTTTTGAAATCTCATTATCAAGGAAAgattcacattttcaaaaatgcaTTGTTGCAGTCTTTGATGCTGTTGTGCCAATAAGCCTAAAAGATGTTGGTCGGATAATGATCTACATTAATGCATATTTCATTAGATTTTACAGCGcatgaaaaagattaaattcaAAACTAAGGAAGGAGATGATGTTTACTTTAATGAGAATGGAGACCCAGCAGCAANNNNNNNNNNNNNNNNNNNNNNNNNNNNNNNNNNNNNNNNNNNNNNNNNNNNNNNNNNNNNNNNNNNNNNNNNNNNNNNNNNNNNNNNNNNNNNNNNNNNNNNNNNNNNNNNNNNNNNNNNNNNNNNNNNNNNNNNNNNNNNNNNNNNNNNNNNNNNNNNNNNNNNNNNNNNNNNNNNNNNNNNNNNNNNNNNNNNNGCATTTATTTGCTATGATAGTGGAAGTCGTTACAATTGTTTCGGAATTACGACAGGTTTGCAAAGCCAACACCTGGTGAAAGTGAATGGtcatttattctgtttttttcatgcagGTGCCTTTGTCAGTTTGCAGTGAGAAATGTCCTCCAGGAACTCGTAAGGTTCTCCAGAAAGGAAAGCCTGTTTGCTGCTATGACTGTTTAAGATGTGCAGAGGGAGAAATAAGCAACGTTACAGGTGTAgtaatgttggtaaaatgtcacaaaatggtCATTAAAGGGTCAGCTgacttaaattaaaaagaaatgcctAGTATTTACTCAGTGGTATGTGAGCATGTAGATTTTGGATTTAGTTCAGAGGTATggacatctctctctctctctctgaaactgTAATAATTGCAGTGAGAGTGGATGAAATTGTGTTTGTACAGCAGCCCTTAAAattggcatttaaaaaatatatatgatgCACAGTtattaagaaataaaagaaaaaaaaaatgatttgtaaaGAGTAATTCCTGTTTGTGCTGTATCTTGTAAAACCAAATTTCATTCATGATGATACCATGCTGAACACTTAGATTTGTCTTAAGGCTATCAATTATCTTATAGTATATAGTGTCTGTTTTGTATGCATCACACATAACTAAcatagagacaaaacaaaatactaaatGTATAAGGTCTAAAAACTgctttaatatatattatttcagaTTCCATCACTTGTGTGCGATGCCACCCTGAGTTCTGGTCAAATGAGAGAAGAGATGCTTGTGTGAAGAAGGAGGCAGAGTTTCTATCATATGAAGAGATTATGGGAGCGCTGCTCACTGCAGCATCCTTATTTGGACATGCATCACTGCGTTGTGGCATTCATTTTCTTCAGATACAGGAAACTCCTATTGTCAGGGCCCAACAACTCTGAGCTGGCTTCCTTGCTCTTCCCTTGacctgtttcctgtgtttctGACCTTCATAGGCCGGCCCTCTGAGTGGTCCTGCATGCTGCGACACACAGCATTGGTATCACCTTGTTCTCTGTATCTCTTGTGTTCTGGGAAAACTATAGTGTGTTAATGGCCTTCAGCCACACTCCAGTATGTAATGTTTGAATGGTTTGGGCCTGCACAGCAGAGACTCACTGTTGTGGGTTTCACTCTAATACAAGTTATCATATGTATCCTCTGGTTAATAAtttctcctccttttccatTCATCAATTTTAGGAAATTCCAGGACAAAATCATCTTAGAGTGTGCTCTGGGCTCAGCTGTAGGTTTTTGGGCTGTACTTGGGTACATAGGACTTCTGGCCATGTTATGTTTCATTCTGTGCTTTTCTGGCCCGGAAACTGCCTGATATTTTAATGAAGCCAAATTTATCACCTCATCATGCTGTTCTGCGCCGTCTGGATTACTTTATCCCAGCTTATGCATCTCCTGGAAGTTCAGCTTTGCTGTGGAGAATATTTGCTATTCTGGCCTCCATTTTGGACCCTgctcttttgtatttttattccaaaatgttatattatcttactgaaacctgagaaaaatacaaaaaagaatatGATGGGGAAAGGGGCCTCAAACTCACTCTGAAAACTAATTAACAATATATTAGCAAAGGTATTTCAGTGTCATGATAATTTTACATAATCAATTGTTACTGTGAATCAAAAGAGTCTTTATGATTTTTACTGAAGACTTGTACTTGCATTATATATTTCCACTGTAGCCTATAACATTTAATTTGTGACATAGCATATTTAGAtgatatttaaaatacaaaacacctCAATAGAAAGGTATAGAAAGCCACATAAAAGCACATGGCAAAAGTATCCTCTGCACTGCTGACAACCaaatacatgtaaatatatCAACTTACATATGCATAAAAATAGGTGCAAATAAATGCACAGGACCTATAACTAATTCCTTACTGCTTTCACTTACatttaatacatatatacaattttaataaaaagacttaaaaaatttacagacaaaaacacatttggttTAACCGGTTTGGTTTCCTCTGGTCTCCTGAGGCTTTAGTTCAACCATGATAACTTCCCCCGTGTTGTTGTATAAATCCCTGCTACGAGCTGTAGAGCTGATTGGGCTGACCTGAAGAGCAGAGCTATGTCATTGCTAAGGCTTCTCCTTTTGTTTCTGCTCATGAGGAGCGGAGACTCTGGGTGCCGTCTGCAAGGCTCAACACAACCACCTGAACTAGCCCAAGATGGCGACCTTGTTATTGGAGGCATTTTTTCATTTCGCACGGGGCAGGATTATGTAATCAACGCATTTCAGACATTTCCAGATGTACGAAAATGCAACAAGTATGTAATGTTGGACctatttagaaaaaaagtttatgtaattttgttttgtaattgagactttaacacaaaaatgtaaccCTTTAATCACCCCAGCTTCAATGTTAGAGAATTCCAATTTGCTCAAACAGTGATATTTGCTGTAAATGAGATCAATGCAAATCCTGATTTGCTACCTAATGTTAAACTTGGCTACAAGATCTATAATAATTGTGGCACTATGGACATACTTAGGGCTGCACTGGCACTGTTGAGCGGACTAAAGGAAGAAATCAGTGATGACATCTGCACTAAAACTGAGACAGTGCAAGCTATCTTGGGACATTCAGGCTCAAGTCCAACTATTGCATTTGCACAAGTTGTTGGAAGGTTTCATATGCCTGTGGTAAGTCAAAgaagaaaatgcatttcagTTACTGTGAAGTAATattgatgttgtgttgtgctgTATATTCTATTACAATTTTCTACAAAAGTGTAACTGTAACATGAATCAAAATGGTCATTATGCAATAATCTTCTTTAAAATGTGCAATTGACAGTAAGATGTTTGTATCTTTCATTGCAGATCAGCCATTTTGCCACCTGTGCCTGTCTGAGCAACAGGAAAGAGTATCCCACTTTTTTTAGAACTATTCCCAGTGACTACTTTCAGAGCAGAGCATTGGCAAAGCTGGTCAGGCATTTTGGTTGGACCTGGATTGGGGCTCTAGCTGTGGATAATGAATATGGCCTCAATGGCATAGCTACATTTGTCCAGCTTGCACAAGAAAATGGAGTGTGCATTGAGTACTCTGAAGCATTTTCATCGTCAGATCCACCTGATAGGCTACAGAGAATAATAGAGATTGTTAAGCATGCCACTTCCAAAGTGATCATGGCTTTTGTGTCTCACAGAGAAATGAATGTGCTATTGACTGAATTGTACAAACAGAACATTACAGGACTGCAGTGGGTTGGCAGTGACGCCTGGATCACAGATTACTCTCTTACTGACAGTGAGAAACACAGGCTCCTGGTGGGCTCACTTGGCTTTACTGTCAGCACAACTAAGATCCCGGGGCTGGAGGAGCACCTGAGGCGGCTCCACCACTCACAGTTTCCTGACAGTCAGTTTGTCAGAGATTTATGGGAAGAGGTGTTTGGCTGTGCTCTGAATGgcactgcaaacacacaaagaaagtcGTGCAGCGGTTTTGAAAGCTTGCAGAATGTTAAATCCCAGTTAACTGATGTGGCTGAGCTGAGATTCACCAATAATGTATACAAGTCAGTTTATGCAGTGGCTCATGCACTTGACAACCTAATTAAATGTGAGGAGGGTAAAGGGCCATTTTCAAATGGGAGCTGTGCTGATATCAAACACATTCAATCATGGCAGGTGAGGAACCATCAGTTAAGTGTGACAGTTGGATAACAAAGAGAACTTCTCATTTATctctgtctatatatatatatatatNNNNNNNNNNatatatatatatatatacatatattttccagGTCCTGCAATATCTCAACACTGTGAATTTCACCACTGAGGAAGGGGAAAGAGTTTATTTTGACAGTAATGGAGACTCACCGCCAAAATATGAACTTGTTAATTTACAAATGACAAACAAAGGAACCATGGAAGTAGTAAGAGTTGGGATTTACGATGCTTCTCTCGCAGAAAGCCATCAGTTAACTGTGAACAAGATCCCAGTTTTTCGGGGAAATGGGCTGACTGAGGTAATGCAGACACTGACGTTTGGACTTGTTAATTGTTTACTGATTTACTGAAAGGTGATTGTTCAAAAAATCTTGAAATGGGTAAT comes from Etheostoma spectabile isolate EspeVRDwgs_2016 chromosome 3, UIUC_Espe_1.0, whole genome shotgun sequence and encodes:
- the LOC116686522 gene encoding extracellular calcium-sensing receptor, whose translation is MSLLRLLLLFLLMRSGDSGCRLQGSTQPPELAQDGDLVIGGIFSFRTGQDYVINAFQTFPDVRKCNNFNVREFQFAQTVIFAVNEINANPDLLPNVKLGYKIYNNCGTMDILRAALALLSGLKEEISDDICTKTETVQAILGHSGSSPTIAFAQVVGRFHMPVISHFATCACLSNRKEYPTFFRTIPSDYFQSRALAKLVRHFGWTWIGALAVDNEYGLNGIATFVQLAQENGVCIEYSEAFSSSDPPDRLQRIIEIVKHATSKVIMAFVSHREMNVLLTELYKQNITGLQWVGSDAWITDYSLTDSEKHRLLVGSLGFTVSTTKIPGLEEHLRRLHHSQFPDSQFVRDLWEEVFGCALNGTANTQRKSCSGFESLQNVKSQLTDVAELRFTNNVYKSVYAVAHALDNLIKCEEGKGPFSNGSCADIKHIQSWQVLQYLNTVNFTTEEGERVYFDSNGDSPPKYELVNLQMTNKGTMEVVRVGIYDASLAESHQLTVNKIPVFRGNGLTEEVPVSICSESCLPGTRKVQQQGKPVCCYNCIPCPAGEISNLTDSVDCMKCSPEYWSNKHRDACIPKEIEFLAYDEILGTLLALLSLLGVFLTMITTLIFYGHRETPLVRANNSELSFLLLFSLTLCFLCSLTFIGRPSEWSCMLRHTAFGITFVLCISCVLGKTIVVLMAFRATLPGSNVMKWFGPAQQKLTVLGFTLIQVLICILWLIINPPFPFKNTKHYQEKIILECALGSLVVFWVVLGYIGLLAVLCYVLAFLARKLPDNFNEAKFITFSMLIFCAVWITFIPAYXXXXGKFTVAVEIFAILASSYGLLFCIFMPKCYIILLKPEQNTKKHIMGKTSNNNTRY